A genome region from Desulfonatronovibrio magnus includes the following:
- the pabB gene encoding aminodeoxychorismate synthase component I, protein MHKHSIQNHQAVIRVYPQNTWLLFENPVGFIQSYCAAEVFDCLLEIDDLVQNKGKYAAGFLSYESSPAFDPCFKVKTGDKFPLLRFGIFDTVRALHRLVCDRQQGAFPAWRTNTDFANYQSRIQSIKNLIEAGESYQINYTLRLYARFACDPWQFFVNLALAHDPPYACYLDYPDFSVCSFSPELFFQMDKEKLISRPMKGTAPRGLVAWEDDMLARQLQRCTKNMAENVMITDMVRNDFGRIAEPGSVETSSLFGVEKYPTVWQMVSEVTCKSKANIPAVFNALFPPASITGAPKAAAMDIIARLETALRKIYTGSIGYMGPDRQCQFNVAIRTVLVDKKNNSAEYGVGGGIVWDSDAHSEWQECKIKSQALYRIRPEFNLFESILWTPQGGYHLLGAHLARLKTSAHFFKFNFDMLKVKCTLHEFVESLISACKVRLELSKSGHVIIEQKPIMGLPDVINVSLAKEAVSSSNVFLYHKTTCREAYEKAEPRKKSAHDIILWNEKGEVTETTIANLVLDFGERLYTPPVKSGLLPGTYRQFLLSSGIIQEKIISVSELQFCKRIYLVNSVRGFMKGALV, encoded by the coding sequence ATGCATAAACATTCCATTCAAAACCATCAGGCAGTCATCAGAGTTTACCCTCAAAATACCTGGCTTTTGTTTGAGAATCCCGTCGGTTTTATACAATCGTATTGTGCCGCAGAGGTTTTTGACTGCCTGTTAGAGATTGATGATCTTGTTCAAAACAAAGGTAAGTATGCTGCGGGATTCCTATCCTATGAGTCATCGCCAGCTTTTGATCCTTGCTTCAAGGTAAAAACTGGTGATAAATTTCCTCTTTTGCGGTTTGGTATATTTGACACAGTCAGAGCGCTGCACAGGCTTGTCTGTGACAGGCAGCAGGGGGCTTTCCCTGCATGGCGGACTAACACTGACTTCGCTAATTACCAGTCTCGCATACAATCCATAAAAAATCTGATTGAGGCAGGTGAATCATACCAGATTAACTATACACTGCGCCTTTATGCCAGGTTTGCTTGTGATCCATGGCAATTTTTTGTTAACCTTGCTCTTGCCCATGACCCACCATACGCTTGCTATTTAGACTACCCTGACTTTTCTGTTTGCAGTTTCTCTCCTGAGTTGTTTTTCCAAATGGATAAAGAAAAACTTATTTCCAGACCCATGAAGGGGACCGCGCCTCGTGGTTTGGTTGCCTGGGAAGATGACATGCTTGCCAGACAGCTGCAAAGATGCACAAAGAACATGGCCGAAAATGTTATGATCACTGATATGGTTCGCAATGATTTTGGACGTATTGCAGAGCCCGGGAGTGTAGAAACAAGCTCCCTCTTTGGAGTGGAAAAGTATCCTACTGTATGGCAGATGGTCTCAGAGGTGACTTGCAAATCTAAAGCTAACATTCCAGCTGTTTTTAATGCACTTTTTCCACCGGCTTCCATTACAGGTGCCCCTAAAGCTGCTGCTATGGATATCATTGCTCGACTTGAAACTGCTCTTAGAAAAATTTATACAGGAAGCATTGGATATATGGGACCTGATCGTCAGTGTCAGTTTAATGTTGCTATCAGAACGGTATTGGTTGATAAAAAAAATAACTCCGCTGAATATGGAGTAGGAGGTGGAATAGTCTGGGATTCAGACGCCCATTCTGAATGGCAGGAGTGTAAAATTAAAAGTCAGGCTCTTTACAGGATCCGTCCAGAGTTCAATCTTTTTGAGTCAATTCTCTGGACTCCTCAGGGAGGATACCACCTTCTCGGAGCACATCTTGCCAGACTCAAAACCTCGGCGCACTTCTTTAAATTCAACTTTGACATGTTAAAGGTCAAATGCACTCTGCACGAATTTGTTGAAAGTCTAATCAGTGCTTGCAAGGTAAGGCTTGAACTGAGTAAATCAGGCCATGTTATAATTGAACAAAAGCCAATAATGGGTCTGCCTGACGTAATTAATGTCAGTCTTGCAAAAGAAGCAGTCAGCTCCTCAAACGTCTTTTTATACCACAAAACAACTTGCAGAGAAGCTTATGAAAAAGCTGAACCCAGGAAGAAATCAGCTCACGATATAATTTTGTGGAATGAAAAAGGTGAAGTGACTGAGACCACAATAGCTAATCTTGTGCTTGATTTTGGTGAAAGACTTTATACTCCACCAGTTAAGTCAGGCTTGTTGCCAGGGACTTACAGACAATTTCTTCTTTCATCAGGTATTATTCAGGAAAAAATAATATCAGTAAGTGAATTGCAATTTTGTAAAAGAATATATCTTGTAAACTCAGTCAGAGGATTTATGAAAGGAGCTTTGGTTTGA
- a CDS encoding TspO/MBR family protein — MKALLVFLSMVFLTSLFGAFFRPGPWYDELIKPALTPPGWIFTPVWLTLYVMIAISGWLTWIKTRSIKNKAMLTWGLQLVTNAMWSMLFFGLQSPLIAFFNIFILLILIVLYIKYSYPVSKKASLLFVPYALWVGFAAYLNLGLVILN; from the coding sequence ATGAAAGCACTCCTGGTCTTTCTAAGTATGGTTTTTTTAACATCCCTGTTTGGAGCTTTCTTCAGACCCGGCCCATGGTACGACGAATTAATAAAACCTGCTTTGACTCCCCCTGGATGGATTTTTACTCCTGTATGGCTCACCTTGTATGTTATGATTGCCATATCTGGATGGTTAACCTGGATTAAGACCAGAAGCATAAAAAATAAGGCTATGCTCACATGGGGTTTGCAACTTGTAACTAATGCTATGTGGTCAATGTTGTTTTTTGGCTTGCAGAGCCCGCTTATAGCTTTTTTTAATATATTTATTCTATTGATTCTGATAGTTTTATATATTAAATACTCGTATCCAGTAAGTAAAAAAGCATCACTTCTATTTGTTCCCTACGCCCTGTGGGTCGGCTTTGCTGCGTATTTGAATCTTGGACTGGTTATACTTAACTGA
- the msrB gene encoding peptide-methionine (R)-S-oxide reductase MsrB, with translation MPFIKPKKNKLRKELTPEEFFVTQENGTEPPFNNRYWNNHEEGIYVDIVSGEVLFSSTHKFDSNTGWPSFTMPVSEENVTEHEDNSLRSLRIEVRSRLADSHLGHVFDDGSGKSGRRYCINSAALRFIHKSEMVEQGYGEYMYLFQDKSEQT, from the coding sequence ATGCCTTTCATAAAGCCTAAAAAAAATAAACTTAGAAAAGAACTAACTCCAGAGGAATTTTTTGTAACCCAGGAAAACGGGACTGAGCCTCCATTCAATAATAGGTACTGGAATAATCATGAAGAAGGCATATATGTAGACATCGTCTCTGGAGAAGTTCTTTTCAGCTCCACTCATAAATTTGATTCTAACACAGGCTGGCCGAGTTTTACCATGCCTGTATCAGAGGAAAATGTTACCGAGCATGAGGACAACTCTCTTCGTTCCTTAAGGATTGAAGTGAGAAGCAGGCTTGCTGATTCGCATTTAGGCCACGTGTTTGACGATGGCTCGGGCAAATCAGGGCGTCGCTATTGTATCAATTCGGCAGCTTTGCGCTTTATACACAAATCTGAAATGGTTGAACAAGGGTATGGGGAATACATGTACCTCTTTCAGGATAAATCTGAGCAGACTTGA